The following proteins come from a genomic window of Pirellula staleyi DSM 6068:
- a CDS encoding PQQ-binding-like beta-propeller repeat protein, which yields MEDHLPRPVLRFAAQSLRRLTLAVAAVSASAPGVCGGYAAAADWPGFRGPTANGLTSEVALPTSWSKDENVAWKLAIPGAAWSQPIVWKGKVYLTTAVTENQSKPSTGAAGGRGGRPGGGFGPPGAGGPPPGGVPGRPPRGEGPPGERPGGAPGGFGGGRERAPASNYQWKVICLDQATGKLEWEKVAHEGKPAIGIHRTNTYASETPVTDGERLYVYFGMTGLYCYDLAGKELWKKDLGTYEMQNGWGTGSSPAVDDKRLYIQCDNEEKSFLVALDKTDGKVLWQKDRDEKSNWSTPYLWKNKLRTELVTGGGNKMRSYNPETGELLWECGGGVSRCSATPVGNDDMLFVGTGGGQGSGPLLAIKAGAKGDISLSGTDSSSDFVAWSVERGGPPMASPLLYQGLLYVLDQRGGVITCYDAATGKQHYKERLPGATGFYSSPWACGDTVYVMDQEGTAFVLKAGPTLEVLQTNKLGEMFWSSVCVADGSLILRGIDNIYCIKP from the coding sequence ATGGAAGATCACCTGCCCCGTCCTGTCCTTCGATTTGCCGCCCAGTCGCTGCGGCGTCTTACGCTGGCAGTTGCCGCCGTAAGTGCTTCTGCACCAGGTGTTTGCGGCGGATATGCTGCGGCTGCCGACTGGCCTGGATTTCGAGGCCCCACGGCCAACGGCTTGACGAGCGAAGTGGCCCTCCCCACGTCGTGGAGCAAGGACGAAAACGTCGCCTGGAAGCTAGCAATTCCGGGAGCTGCCTGGTCGCAGCCGATTGTGTGGAAAGGAAAGGTCTACCTCACCACCGCCGTGACCGAGAACCAGTCGAAGCCCTCGACCGGAGCCGCGGGTGGTCGTGGCGGACGTCCGGGTGGCGGCTTTGGACCTCCCGGCGCAGGTGGTCCTCCTCCAGGCGGAGTTCCGGGTCGTCCCCCACGCGGCGAAGGTCCTCCCGGGGAACGTCCAGGTGGAGCTCCTGGCGGATTTGGTGGTGGGCGCGAGCGGGCCCCGGCCAGCAACTACCAGTGGAAAGTGATCTGCCTCGATCAAGCGACCGGCAAGCTCGAGTGGGAGAAAGTGGCCCACGAAGGGAAGCCTGCTATCGGCATCCACCGGACCAACACCTACGCTTCGGAAACTCCCGTGACCGACGGCGAGCGGCTGTATGTTTACTTCGGCATGACCGGGCTCTATTGCTACGATCTCGCCGGCAAAGAGCTTTGGAAAAAAGACCTCGGCACGTACGAAATGCAGAACGGCTGGGGAACCGGCAGCTCGCCAGCGGTCGACGATAAGCGGCTCTACATCCAGTGCGATAACGAGGAGAAATCGTTCCTCGTTGCCTTGGACAAAACCGATGGCAAAGTGCTGTGGCAAAAGGATCGGGATGAGAAGTCGAACTGGTCGACCCCGTATCTCTGGAAGAACAAGCTGCGGACCGAGCTGGTGACCGGTGGTGGCAACAAGATGCGTTCGTATAACCCCGAAACGGGCGAGCTGCTGTGGGAGTGTGGTGGCGGTGTCAGCCGCTGCTCGGCCACCCCGGTGGGCAACGACGACATGCTGTTCGTCGGCACCGGCGGGGGACAAGGTTCGGGACCACTCCTGGCCATCAAAGCGGGAGCCAAGGGGGACATCAGCCTCTCGGGAACCGATAGCTCAAGCGACTTCGTCGCCTGGAGCGTCGAACGGGGTGGACCACCGATGGCCTCGCCGCTGCTCTATCAGGGGCTGCTGTATGTCCTCGATCAGCGCGGCGGTGTGATCACCTGCTACGACGCTGCCACCGGCAAACAGCATTACAAAGAACGTCTTCCCGGCGCCACCGGTTTCTATTCCTCGCCGTGGGCCTGCGGCGACACGGTCTATGTGATGGATCAAGAGGGAACAGCGTTTGTGCTGAAGGCTGGCCCAACGCTCGAAGTGCTGCAGACCAACAAGCTCGGCGAGATGTTTTGGTCGAGCGTTTGCGTGGCCGACGGCAGCTTGATCCTGCGAGGCATCGACAACATCTACTGCATCAAGCCCTAA